Sequence from the Undibacterium piscinae genome:
CATTGATGGTCACACTAGGTGGGGTAATCCCGATATTATTTTGATTTAAATTACGTAGATCCGCAATCGTAAAACCTACGCCGTTACCAGCCGTTAAGGGCGACAATGCCAAACTAGCGGGCCATGCAACGCCAAGTTCAGTCAAGCGATTAGTCTTGACTTCGAGTATCTCTACTTCCAGCATGACTTCAGCTTCTGGAATATCCTGTAAGGCGACTAATTTTTCTGCGAGACGTATAGACTCACGTGTGTCTCGCAAGATGACAAGATTGAGCTTTTCATCGACCACAATGTCTTTGGATTTGAGTATGGTTTTAAGCGTATTGGCGACCAGCTTGGCATCTGCATTGGCAATAAAGAAGGTCTTTACCACCATTTCTTGGTATTCCTTGAGTTTGGCGGCGCTATTCGGATAAATCATGATGGTGTTGGCATCGACGATTTGCTGCTCTAGCTGATTACTCATTAACAGGTAGTAAACCGCCAATTCTATACTGCTATTTTTTAATGAGATGGTGGCCTTCTGATCCGCCTTGACATCCTTATCGAAAACAAAATTTAAACCAGAGGTGCGGGCGATGACGTCAAATACCTGGCGCAAAGGCGTATCTTTAAATTGTATAGAAATTGGTTTCTTAAATTGCTTTGCTATCCCTGATTCTGCACTTGCCGCTTTGGGGCTTTCGGCGATAGACGCCAGCAAGCTACGTGCTTTTTGATTACCAGGGCTTTCTGCTAAGACGGCATTGAGTATCTGACGTGCGGTCTCGTTTTCTTTCATCTCTAGCGCAGTTGAGGCCGCCGCTATTTGTTTTTCCTGGCGCATATTTATTTCTAATGACCTCAAATCGTTACGCGCCCGCTCACTAGCAGCGTCCAATGCTAAAGCTTGGTTAAAACTATTTCTTGCCGCTTCGTTATTTCCCTCTTTTAAGAGTGCTTCACCCTGCTCCAGTAATTGCAGGACATTCTTGTCGCGGATACGTAGATAGGCAATCCTATATTCCGCGTTATACGGATCTGCACGCATGGCCTCCCTGTATTTGACAAGTCCCGCCTCGATTTGATCTTCAGCGACTAATTTTTTGGCATCCCTATACGCTATTTGAGCGGCACAGCCTGTTAAGCTCAGCAACAACAAAGGCAGGGCGAAGGATTTTAGCAAACGGAACAGCAGCGCATCCGATGAGCGGTATTTTTGCGTTTGACTTAACATCAGTCGAGAACTCCAATAGTGAGCTGTTGAATCTGATTCAACGGAAGGTAAGTGAAGGTGAGCAGCGGCGGTTTTATCTCGGCAACGCGATAGGTGCCATCGATG
This genomic interval carries:
- a CDS encoding general secretion pathway protein GspD, with the translated sequence MLSQTQKYRSSDALLFRLLKSFALPLLLLSLTGCAAQIAYRDAKKLVAEDQIEAGLVKYREAMRADPYNAEYRIAYLRIRDKNVLQLLEQGEALLKEGNNEAARNSFNQALALDAASERARNDLRSLEINMRQEKQIAAASTALEMKENETARQILNAVLAESPGNQKARSLLASIAESPKAASAESGIAKQFKKPISIQFKDTPLRQVFDVIARTSGLNFVFDKDVKADQKATISLKNSSIELAVYYLLMSNQLEQQIVDANTIMIYPNSAAKLKEYQEMVVKTFFIANADAKLVANTLKTILKSKDIVVDEKLNLVILRDTRESIRLAEKLVALQDIPEAEVMLEVEILEVKTNRLTELGVAWPASLALSPLTAGNGVGFTIADLRNLNQNNIGITPPSVTINANTKDGDANTLANPRIRVRNREKAKVHIGEKLPSVTTTVSPGAAGFASESVSYIDVGLTLNVEPTIYLNNEVAIRVDLEVSNLLGTMTTKSGTVGYQIGTRKATTVLQLKDGENQVLAGLISNEDRSNGNKVPGVGDLPLLGRLFGSTKDDTQKTEIVLSITPRLIRNIRRPEANSSEFSAGTDANFRNRPDAVARAPAIVAPAKVEPVATPVLIPVWPAATEVGTEPVVKQEK